From Desulforhopalus sp., one genomic window encodes:
- a CDS encoding acylphosphatase, whose translation MQTTHVIVEGLVQGVCFRDYTCRQAFILQLTGWVRNLPDGSVEAMLRGPSNKVAAMLQWLRQGSPYARVDRLQVTEVDGDEVFTTFEIRY comes from the coding sequence ATGCAAACCACCCATGTTATTGTTGAAGGCCTGGTCCAAGGTGTCTGTTTTCGTGATTATACCTGCCGGCAGGCCTTCATCCTCCAGCTTACCGGCTGGGTCCGCAACCTGCCGGACGGCTCCGTTGAGGCAATGCTCCGCGGACCGAGCAATAAGGTTGCCGCCATGCTCCAGTGGCTGCGCCAGGGCTCGCCGTATGCACGGGTTGACAGGCTGCAGGTGACCGAGGTGGATGGGGATGAAGTCTTCACCACCTTTGAAATCCGTTACTGA
- a CDS encoding dipeptide ABC transporter ATP-binding protein, whose product MFLAIDRLNLWFNSFNDDNKAVQNQVLFDVSLNLRAGETVALVGESGSGKSITALSILRLLEDSSNIRMEGQIRFEDRNLLALSREEIRKIRGNRIAMIFQEPMTSLNPVYTIGNQLLEPLMLHLRMDKKTAEKEAIRLLDRTGIDEPAERMHSYPHQLSGGQRQRVMIAMALACHPSLLIADEPTTALDVTIQAQILALMKDIQEEYGMAVLLITHDLEIVHRHADTLYIMQHGRIVESGNKAKVFSAPSHPYTRKLMAAIPQTTRQAPPPGPVLLATAKLSCHFTMYGGWVHPFKRRKTLIRAVDDVSITMHRGSTWGIVGESGSGKTTLGMAILKLVHSTGAIIFDGQDIQPWTNRRLRPLRSDIQIVFQDPFSSLSPRFTVQEIVEEGLRIHMPEASREERLQLVSDTLREVGLEEEMAFRYPHEFSGGQRQRIAIARAIILRPKLLILDEPTSALDVTIQGQIIALLLELQRKYTMTYMFISHDLRVVRALADHVAVMQHGKVIEAGPAQEIFTSPVQEYTRTLFAAALG is encoded by the coding sequence ATGTTTCTTGCAATAGACCGCCTCAATCTCTGGTTCAACAGCTTTAATGATGACAACAAAGCTGTGCAAAACCAGGTGCTCTTTGATGTCTCGCTCAATCTGCGGGCAGGTGAAACCGTCGCTCTGGTCGGAGAATCCGGCTCGGGCAAATCGATAACCGCCCTTTCCATCCTCCGCCTCCTCGAAGACAGCAGCAACATCCGCATGGAAGGGCAGATCCGCTTTGAAGACCGCAATCTCCTGGCCCTTTCCCGGGAGGAGATCAGAAAGATCCGCGGCAACAGAATCGCCATGATCTTTCAGGAGCCGATGACCTCGCTCAACCCGGTATACACCATCGGCAATCAGCTCCTCGAACCCCTCATGCTCCATCTGCGCATGGACAAAAAAACCGCGGAAAAGGAGGCCATTCGCCTCCTCGACCGCACCGGCATTGACGAACCGGCCGAGCGCATGCACTCGTACCCGCACCAGCTGTCCGGCGGCCAGCGGCAGCGAGTCATGATCGCCATGGCCCTGGCCTGCCATCCTTCCCTGCTCATCGCCGACGAGCCGACCACCGCCCTGGATGTCACCATTCAGGCGCAGATCCTCGCCCTGATGAAAGACATCCAGGAAGAATACGGCATGGCGGTGCTGCTCATCACCCATGATCTGGAAATAGTCCACCGCCATGCCGACACCCTGTATATCATGCAACATGGCAGGATCGTTGAAAGCGGCAACAAGGCCAAGGTCTTTTCCGCCCCTTCCCATCCCTATACCCGTAAGCTGATGGCCGCTATTCCACAGACCACCCGCCAGGCCCCACCGCCGGGTCCGGTGCTGCTGGCAACGGCCAAACTCTCCTGCCACTTCACCATGTACGGCGGCTGGGTGCATCCCTTCAAGCGGCGGAAGACCCTTATCCGGGCGGTCGATGATGTCAGCATTACCATGCACCGGGGCAGCACCTGGGGCATCGTCGGCGAATCAGGATCGGGCAAGACCACCCTCGGTATGGCCATTCTCAAACTGGTCCACAGCACCGGAGCGATTATCTTTGACGGCCAGGACATTCAGCCGTGGACCAACCGCCGCCTTCGGCCACTGCGCAGCGATATCCAGATCGTCTTTCAGGACCCGTTTTCCTCGCTGTCACCACGCTTTACCGTCCAGGAGATCGTCGAAGAGGGCCTGCGTATCCATATGCCGGAGGCAAGCAGGGAGGAACGATTGCAGCTGGTCAGCGACACCCTCCGCGAGGTCGGCCTGGAGGAGGAGATGGCCTTTCGTTATCCCCATGAGTTTTCCGGCGGCCAACGGCAGCGCATCGCCATCGCCAGGGCCATCATCCTCCGCCCCAAGCTCCTCATCCTTGACGAGCCGACCTCGGCCCTCGATGTCACCATCCAGGGCCAGATCATCGCTCTCTTGCTCGAATTGCAACGAAAATATACGATGACCTATATGTTCATCTCCCATGATCTGCGGGTGGTCCGGGCCCTGGCCGATCATGTCGCGGTCATGCAGCACGGCAAGGTCATCGAGGCGGGTCCTGCACAGGAGATTTTCACCTCCCCCGTGCAGGAATATACGAGGACGCTCTTCGCCGCGGCCCTTGGCTAA
- the thiC gene encoding phosphomethylpyrimidine synthase ThiC encodes MKTQLELAKEGSVTPLMAAVAKDEGFTAEEIRQGVAAGHIVIPCNPARPLQKACGIGKGLRTKVNASIGTSSDIANVAMEIRKARIAEREGADTLMELSTGGDLDAIRRAVLEHCSLPVGNVPLYQAFAEAGRKFHNPNKLDPEYLFELIERQLADGMSFMAIHCGINRFSIERLRKQGFRYGGLVSKGGTFMVSWMEYNNRENPLYDQFDRVCNLMKKYDAVLSLGNGIRAGAIHDSHDRAQMAEMIINCELAEIGREMGCQTMVEGPGHVPLDEIAGNIMLEKRMSGGAPYYVLGPLPADSGAGYDHITAAVGAAQSAWHGADLICYITPAEHLALPNEDDVREGVRATRLAARIGDIAKYPERRELEKQVALARRDSDFAEYFRLSMFPEKMREVRDSRQPENQATCTMCGDFCAMERGFALFKDDISGDKCRHGRQGQPED; translated from the coding sequence ATGAAGACCCAGCTTGAGTTGGCAAAGGAAGGAAGTGTTACACCGCTTATGGCGGCGGTGGCAAAAGACGAAGGCTTTACCGCCGAGGAGATACGGCAGGGGGTGGCTGCCGGTCATATTGTTATCCCCTGTAATCCGGCAAGGCCCCTGCAGAAGGCCTGCGGTATCGGCAAGGGGCTGCGCACCAAGGTCAATGCCTCCATCGGCACCTCCTCGGATATCGCCAATGTCGCCATGGAGATCCGTAAGGCGCGGATTGCCGAACGGGAAGGGGCGGATACCCTGATGGAGCTGTCCACTGGCGGCGATCTCGACGCCATCCGCCGGGCGGTCCTTGAACATTGCTCACTGCCGGTGGGCAATGTTCCCCTGTATCAAGCATTTGCCGAGGCGGGGAGGAAATTTCACAACCCCAACAAGCTCGATCCGGAATACCTCTTTGAGCTCATCGAGCGCCAGCTGGCCGATGGCATGTCCTTTATGGCCATCCATTGTGGCATTAACCGCTTTTCCATCGAACGCCTGCGCAAGCAGGGTTTTCGTTATGGCGGGCTGGTGTCGAAGGGCGGCACCTTCATGGTCTCATGGATGGAGTACAACAACCGGGAAAATCCCCTGTACGACCAGTTTGACCGGGTCTGCAACCTGATGAAGAAATATGATGCAGTCCTGTCGCTCGGCAATGGCATCCGTGCCGGGGCGATCCATGACAGCCACGACCGGGCGCAGATGGCCGAGATGATCATCAACTGCGAACTGGCCGAAATCGGCCGGGAGATGGGCTGTCAAACTATGGTCGAGGGCCCAGGCCATGTGCCGCTTGACGAGATTGCCGGCAATATCATGCTGGAGAAACGGATGAGCGGCGGGGCGCCGTATTATGTCCTCGGACCTCTGCCCGCCGACTCCGGCGCCGGCTACGACCACATCACCGCCGCGGTTGGCGCCGCGCAGTCGGCGTGGCATGGGGCGGATCTCATCTGCTATATCACCCCGGCCGAGCATCTGGCCCTACCGAACGAGGACGACGTCCGGGAAGGGGTCCGGGCTACCCGCCTGGCCGCCCGGATCGGCGATATCGCCAAATATCCCGAACGGCGAGAGCTGGAGAAACAGGTGGCGCTTGCCCGCCGCGACAGTGATTTCGCCGAATATTTCCGGCTATCGATGTTTCCGGAGAAGATGCGTGAGGTGCGCGACAGCAGGCAGCCGGAAAATCAGGCGACCTGTACCATGTGCGGCGATTTCTGCGCCATGGAGCGGGGCTTTGCTCTTTTTAAGGATGATATCAGCGGCGATAAATGCCGCCACGGGCGGCAGGGCCAGCCGGAGGATTAA
- a CDS encoding molybdopterin biosynthesis protein, producing the protein MNQRDIYIKNKPLAEAKKLWHAALERSGFYQRRPQETIRVDDSLGRTTAEPVFALRSSPSYNAAAMDGIAVHFLDLAGASEAKPVRLKSPRFVPVNTGNAIPEGCNAVVMIEDVHYVSDDEVQLHSPATPWQHVRIIGEDIVATELILPEGHKIRAIDQGAMLATGVIEVEVQRPPKAHVIPTGSELIDPVNHPQPGQIIEFNSRILAGYLREWGAIASRNLPVADDPELLRDALLKAAAENDLVILNAGASAGTRDYSSSVLAEIGEVIVHGVAMKPGKPVILAMIGGTPVIGLPGYPVSALLTMRVFVREMVSAFLGEGEPKSDYVEAIMSRPLHSPMGVDQFVRITLGRVGDNLMATPSGKGAGAVMSLVRADGLLTIPAGSEGIGAGEKVKIELLRSQSEVDATAVIIGSHDNILDLLANHLHKRRPIVRISSAHVGSMGGIMAIRRGEAHLAGSHLLDETTGEYNISFIKRFLGGLPLELINLCYREQGLIVAKGNPKNITCFGDIAKGKHTFINRQKGAGTRLLTDKVLADEGIKPTEIYGYDHEEYTHMSVAATVANGSVDVGMGIRAAANALGLDFVPIAEERYDLIAPLHHQGDGKIAAILDLIRNDSNFHAAILALGGYNLRDCGEVMYAQ; encoded by the coding sequence ATGAACCAGCGAGATATTTATATAAAGAACAAACCATTGGCCGAGGCCAAGAAATTGTGGCATGCGGCCCTGGAACGTAGCGGTTTTTACCAGCGCCGGCCGCAGGAAACCATCCGGGTCGATGACAGCCTGGGCCGGACCACCGCCGAACCGGTCTTTGCCCTGCGCTCCTCACCTTCGTACAACGCCGCGGCAATGGACGGCATCGCCGTGCATTTTCTCGATCTGGCCGGGGCCAGCGAGGCCAAACCGGTTCGCCTGAAGAGTCCCCGCTTCGTTCCGGTGAATACCGGCAACGCCATTCCCGAGGGCTGCAACGCCGTGGTAATGATTGAGGACGTCCATTATGTCAGCGACGACGAGGTGCAGCTGCATAGTCCGGCCACCCCCTGGCAGCATGTGCGGATTATCGGCGAGGACATCGTCGCCACCGAATTGATCCTGCCGGAAGGCCATAAAATCCGGGCGATTGACCAGGGCGCCATGCTTGCCACCGGAGTCATTGAGGTGGAGGTGCAGCGGCCGCCGAAGGCCCATGTCATCCCCACCGGCAGTGAGCTCATCGACCCCGTCAATCATCCCCAACCCGGCCAGATCATCGAATTCAACTCGCGTATCCTGGCCGGTTATTTGCGGGAGTGGGGGGCTATCGCCAGCCGCAACCTGCCGGTTGCCGACGACCCGGAGCTGCTGCGGGATGCCCTGCTCAAGGCGGCGGCGGAAAACGACTTGGTCATCCTCAACGCCGGCGCCTCCGCCGGTACACGCGACTACAGCTCGTCGGTACTGGCCGAGATAGGCGAGGTCATCGTCCACGGCGTCGCCATGAAACCCGGCAAGCCAGTCATCCTGGCAATGATCGGCGGGACTCCGGTCATCGGCCTGCCCGGCTACCCGGTTTCCGCCCTGCTCACCATGCGGGTCTTTGTCCGGGAGATGGTCTCGGCCTTTCTTGGCGAGGGTGAGCCGAAATCGGACTACGTCGAGGCCATTATGTCCCGGCCGCTGCACTCGCCGATGGGCGTCGACCAGTTTGTCCGTATTACCCTCGGCCGGGTCGGCGACAATCTTATGGCCACACCCTCCGGCAAAGGTGCAGGGGCGGTTATGTCGCTCGTTAGGGCCGACGGCCTGCTCACCATTCCAGCGGGCAGCGAAGGGATCGGCGCGGGCGAGAAGGTAAAAATCGAACTCCTCCGGTCACAGAGCGAGGTGGACGCCACCGCGGTCATCATCGGCAGCCACGACAACATCCTCGATCTCCTGGCCAATCATCTCCATAAGCGGCGGCCGATAGTGCGGATCTCCTCGGCCCATGTCGGCTCCATGGGCGGCATCATGGCTATTCGCCGTGGCGAGGCACATCTGGCCGGCAGCCACCTCCTCGACGAGACGACGGGAGAATACAATATCAGCTTCATCAAGCGTTTTCTTGGCGGTCTGCCGCTTGAGCTGATCAACCTCTGTTACCGCGAACAGGGACTGATCGTCGCCAAGGGCAACCCTAAAAACATCACCTGTTTTGGCGATATTGCCAAAGGAAAACATACCTTTATCAATCGCCAGAAAGGCGCCGGCACCCGTCTTTTGACGGACAAGGTCCTTGCCGACGAAGGTATCAAGCCAACGGAAATCTACGGCTATGACCATGAGGAATATACCCATATGAGCGTCGCCGCCACCGTTGCCAACGGCAGCGTCGATGTCGGCATGGGTATCCGGGCGGCAGCCAACGCCCTTGGCCTCGACTTTGTACCGATCGCCGAAGAACGCTACGACCTGATTGCACCCCTGCACCACCAGGGGGATGGCAAGATCGCGGCGATCCTCGACCTGATCCGCAATGACAGTAATTTTCATGCGGCAATCCTCGCCCTGGGAGGATACAACCTCCGCGACTGCGGCGAGGTCATGTATGCACAGTAA
- a CDS encoding GGDEF domain-containing protein: MDLTLQKTLMRYMLESKNDDFFIEKVNALYATDGIAVLLTLFKLLAGIDIPPENCLLHWEKTQQHRRKLTELVGRNIDITTALCDYLQSATSYLNHPRLIEASHYENVIHETIHDKLTGLFNRPYFDEAYNQQVALAKRYKDDFTVLFLDIDNFKDINDTYGHLAGDEALKEIAATIIAEKRDSDIAARFGGEEFVLLMTHTDNVSAFIFAERLRKKIESLKISYLGQTINLTVSGGIASFPFNSQDPLQLLHMADSAVYLAKGAGKNTVCHYKEEKRRYLRIKIHQPVLAKELDFHNSDTFTGVSKDICIGGILFENNGPLPLGALIKVKVPVTDGAPVILIGTVVRVEAFENGKYDIGMTTSFKEMDKIANNEIAGILRSAIMA, translated from the coding sequence ATGGATCTGACTTTGCAAAAAACCCTCATGCGTTACATGCTGGAATCAAAGAACGACGATTTCTTCATCGAAAAAGTCAATGCCCTGTACGCCACCGATGGCATTGCCGTGCTGCTGACCCTCTTCAAACTTCTCGCCGGAATAGACATACCACCAGAAAACTGCCTCCTGCACTGGGAAAAGACCCAGCAACACCGGCGAAAACTTACTGAACTAGTCGGCAGGAACATCGATATTACCACCGCCCTCTGCGACTACCTGCAGTCCGCAACCAGCTACCTCAACCATCCACGACTGATCGAGGCCTCGCACTACGAAAATGTCATCCATGAAACCATTCATGATAAGCTGACCGGCCTGTTCAATCGCCCCTATTTTGACGAGGCGTACAACCAGCAGGTCGCCTTGGCCAAAAGGTACAAAGACGATTTTACTGTACTTTTTCTCGATATCGACAATTTCAAAGACATCAATGACACCTATGGCCACCTGGCGGGGGACGAGGCTCTCAAGGAGATAGCCGCAACCATCATTGCTGAAAAACGCGACAGTGACATTGCCGCCCGCTTCGGCGGGGAGGAATTCGTCCTCCTGATGACCCACACTGACAACGTCAGCGCATTTATCTTCGCGGAGAGACTAAGAAAAAAGATTGAGTCCCTGAAAATTTCCTACCTCGGTCAGACAATCAACCTGACCGTCAGCGGCGGCATCGCCTCCTTCCCCTTCAACTCCCAGGACCCCCTGCAGTTGCTGCACATGGCCGACAGCGCCGTGTATCTGGCGAAAGGCGCCGGCAAAAACACCGTCTGCCACTACAAGGAAGAAAAGAGGCGGTATCTCCGGATAAAGATTCATCAACCGGTCCTCGCCAAAGAGCTCGACTTTCATAACTCCGATACCTTTACCGGCGTCAGCAAGGATATCTGCATCGGCGGGATTCTCTTTGAAAACAACGGGCCCTTACCCCTCGGGGCGCTCATCAAGGTGAAGGTTCCGGTGACCGACGGCGCCCCGGTCATCCTCATCGGCACGGTGGTGCGGGTCGAGGCCTTTGAAAACGGCAAATACGATATCGGCATGACCACCTCCTTCAAAGAGATGGATAAAATAGCCAACAATGAAATTGCCGGTATTCTTCGCAGCGCAATCATGGCATAA
- a CDS encoding molybdopterin molybdotransferase MoeA, which yields MVETKRNKDMLGRSGLISVPQALEILLSGLKNHKPATEIIPLTEAFDRVLGEAIVSPQDLPAEARSTMDGFAVRAADTFGASQSAPCYLNITGEVRMGEAPKGQVEPGACHKIPTGGLLPPGADSVVMFEQTVPVDDTLIEIVKSVGSGSNVIGRGEDIGLGEVALAAGRLLRPQDIGLLAGLGISSVTVAKKIRVGILATGDEIIPHSEAPQPGQIRNINSLALAGQVLRAGGLYTDYPIVSDRKEIFLPAIQQAIRDNDIVLFSGGSSVGVRDLGEQVIEELGPPGVLVHGVTLKPGKPVLIGMSGTTPIFGLPGHPVSAMVCFDFFVRPAMEYLCGMRDHSASSAPSITARLSRNLNSAPGRLDVVRVKLTKEGEAWTADPILGKSGSISTLSRAHGYFLIDEDSQGVTQNSMIQVYLYS from the coding sequence ATGGTTGAAACAAAGCGTAACAAAGACATGCTTGGCCGCAGCGGCCTGATCTCCGTCCCCCAGGCCCTGGAGATACTTCTAAGCGGCCTGAAGAACCACAAGCCAGCCACGGAAATCATCCCCCTGACCGAGGCCTTTGACCGGGTGCTCGGCGAAGCGATTGTTTCCCCGCAAGACCTGCCGGCCGAGGCCAGATCGACCATGGACGGCTTTGCCGTGCGCGCTGCCGATACCTTTGGCGCCAGCCAGTCGGCACCCTGCTACCTAAATATCACCGGCGAGGTGCGGATGGGCGAGGCGCCGAAGGGCCAGGTCGAACCGGGCGCCTGCCACAAGATCCCCACCGGCGGTCTTCTGCCGCCCGGCGCCGACAGCGTGGTTATGTTCGAACAAACGGTGCCGGTCGACGATACCCTGATCGAGATCGTCAAGAGCGTCGGCTCCGGCAGCAATGTCATCGGCAGGGGCGAAGATATCGGTCTTGGCGAAGTGGCCCTGGCCGCCGGCCGACTGCTCCGCCCCCAGGACATCGGCCTGCTGGCAGGGCTTGGCATCAGCTCCGTAACGGTAGCGAAAAAAATTCGCGTCGGCATCCTGGCCACCGGGGACGAGATCATTCCCCACAGCGAGGCCCCCCAGCCTGGGCAGATTCGCAATATCAATTCCCTGGCCCTGGCCGGCCAGGTGCTCAGGGCCGGAGGGCTCTACACCGACTACCCGATTGTTTCCGACCGCAAGGAGATTTTTCTCCCAGCCATTCAGCAGGCCATCCGCGACAATGACATCGTCCTTTTTTCCGGTGGCAGCTCGGTCGGCGTCCGCGATCTCGGCGAGCAGGTCATCGAGGAACTTGGCCCACCGGGCGTTCTTGTCCACGGGGTCACCCTGAAACCGGGTAAACCGGTGCTGATCGGCATGAGCGGCACCACCCCGATCTTCGGTCTGCCGGGGCATCCGGTGTCGGCCATGGTCTGCTTCGATTTCTTTGTCCGCCCGGCAATGGAGTATCTGTGCGGCATGCGGGACCACTCGGCATCATCCGCGCCGTCGATTACCGCACGACTCAGCCGCAACCTCAATTCGGCACCTGGCCGGCTGGATGTTGTCCGGGTTAAGCTGACAAAAGAGGGCGAGGCCTGGACCGCTGACCCGATCCTCGGAAAATCGGGATCCATTTCCACCCTTTCCCGTGCCCACGGCTATTTTCTCATTGATGAGGACAGCCAGGGGGTAACCCAAAATTCAATGATACAGGTCTATCTCTATTCATGA
- a CDS encoding aldehyde ferredoxin oxidoreductase, which translates to MADKIYRVNMTTLTTSVEAVPAAWAGHGGRGLTSTIVAAEVEPTCHPLGAKNKLVIAPGLLSGTVAANSGRLSIGAKSPLTGTIKEANAGGTAAQLLARAGCKALIIEGLPKGDAWYSLALTPEGVTIQEESELIGKGNFAVVETLGKRFTEKLGVLTIGQAGEMRMRAANISIKDPDGGLRSCGRGGLGAVMGSKKIKFITVNPKDGKVAIANPEKFKEANKAFSKALVDHPVSQALGQYGTNVLVNIINESGGLPTKNFTGGQFAGHESISGETMHDTISQRGGKVKHNCHAGCVIQCSQIYNDAGGKKLTSGFEYESIWAMGADCCVDNLDHIALADKLMDDIGIDTIETSVAMGVAMEAGVLPFGDGLGICRILEEEVAKGTTLGRIIGNGAGSVGIAFGITRVPVVKNQAIPAYDPRAIKGIGITYATSTQGADHTMGYTIATNILSVGGKVDPLTNVGQVELSRNLQIATAAIDSTGMCLFIAFAALDNAACLPALIDLINARYGLSLTGDDVVNLGKYILKTERAFNTAAGFTAADDRLPEFFYTEPLPPHNVTFDFKGEEIDTFWNF; encoded by the coding sequence ATGGCAGACAAAATCTACCGCGTCAATATGACCACTCTCACCACTTCCGTTGAAGCCGTCCCGGCAGCCTGGGCCGGCCATGGCGGCCGCGGACTGACTTCAACCATTGTTGCCGCGGAGGTGGAGCCAACCTGCCATCCCCTCGGCGCAAAAAACAAGCTGGTCATCGCCCCGGGCCTGCTTTCCGGTACGGTCGCCGCCAACTCTGGCCGTCTTTCCATCGGCGCCAAGAGCCCGCTTACCGGCACTATTAAAGAGGCCAACGCCGGTGGCACCGCCGCCCAGCTTCTCGCCCGTGCCGGGTGCAAGGCCCTGATTATTGAAGGGCTGCCCAAGGGTGACGCCTGGTACAGCCTGGCACTGACCCCCGAGGGAGTGACCATTCAGGAAGAGTCAGAATTGATCGGCAAGGGCAACTTTGCAGTAGTCGAGACCCTCGGCAAGCGCTTCACCGAAAAGCTGGGGGTTCTGACCATTGGCCAGGCCGGGGAGATGCGCATGCGTGCGGCCAACATCTCCATTAAAGATCCCGACGGCGGCCTGCGCTCCTGCGGCCGTGGCGGTCTTGGCGCAGTCATGGGGTCAAAGAAAATCAAGTTCATCACCGTCAACCCGAAAGACGGCAAAGTGGCCATCGCCAATCCAGAAAAATTCAAGGAGGCCAATAAGGCCTTCTCTAAGGCCCTCGTTGACCATCCGGTGAGCCAGGCCCTCGGCCAGTACGGCACTAACGTCCTGGTCAACATCATTAACGAATCCGGTGGCCTGCCAACAAAAAACTTCACCGGCGGACAATTTGCCGGACATGAAAGCATCTCCGGCGAGACCATGCACGACACCATCAGCCAGCGGGGTGGCAAGGTCAAGCATAACTGCCATGCCGGTTGTGTCATTCAGTGCTCGCAGATTTACAACGACGCCGGCGGCAAAAAGCTCACCTCCGGGTTTGAGTATGAATCGATCTGGGCCATGGGCGCCGACTGCTGCGTCGACAACCTTGATCACATCGCCCTTGCCGACAAACTGATGGACGACATCGGCATTGATACCATCGAGACATCCGTCGCCATGGGTGTCGCCATGGAGGCCGGGGTCCTGCCCTTTGGTGATGGTCTTGGCATTTGCCGTATCCTCGAAGAAGAGGTTGCCAAGGGCACGACCCTTGGCCGGATCATCGGCAATGGTGCCGGCTCGGTCGGTATTGCCTTCGGCATTACCCGGGTGCCGGTCGTCAAGAATCAGGCAATTCCGGCCTACGACCCACGGGCCATCAAGGGCATCGGCATTACCTACGCCACCTCGACCCAGGGCGCCGACCACACCATGGGCTATACCATCGCCACCAATATCCTCAGTGTCGGCGGCAAGGTCGATCCTCTGACCAATGTCGGCCAGGTAGAGTTGTCGCGCAACCTGCAGATCGCCACGGCGGCCATCGACTCGACCGGTATGTGCCTCTTTATCGCCTTTGCCGCCCTGGACAACGCCGCCTGTCTGCCGGCGCTGATCGATCTGATCAATGCCCGCTATGGCTTGTCGCTTACCGGCGACGATGTGGTCAATCTCGGCAAATACATCCTGAAAACCGAAAGGGCCTTCAATACCGCCGCGGGCTTTACCGCGGCCGATGACCGGCTGCCGGAGTTCTTCTATACCGAACCCCTGCCGCCACACAATGTAACCTTTGATTTCAAAGGGGAAGAGATCGACACCTTCTGGAATTTCTAA
- a CDS encoding MoaD/ThiS family protein yields the protein MQITVKLFAFFRENRFKVEEREIDEATTIGDIVDQLAISREEVGVLMLNSRHTDFAVRPAPGDILAIFPVIGGG from the coding sequence ATGCAGATTACGGTTAAACTCTTCGCCTTTTTTCGCGAAAATCGCTTCAAGGTTGAGGAGCGGGAAATAGACGAGGCAACAACCATCGGCGATATCGTCGATCAATTGGCAATCAGCAGGGAGGAGGTGGGCGTGCTCATGCTCAATTCCCGTCACACCGACTTTGCCGTCCGGCCTGCCCCTGGCGATATCCTCGCCATCTTTCCGGTCATCGGCGGGGGTTGA